One genomic region from Curtobacterium sp. 9128 encodes:
- a CDS encoding ABC-F family ATP-binding cassette domain-containing protein, translating to MTATLVVKGLAGGYAARTLFEGLDLTVAPGDVIGVVGVNGAGKSTLLRLLAGVDEPLAGTVSLAPADAFVGWLPQEHERVAGETVTGYLGRRTGCTAATAEMDTAAAALGDPDAPADAADRYSTALDRWLASGAADLDERVPAVLADLGLTVDTDALMTSLSGGQAARVGLAALLLSRFDVVLLDEPTNDLDLDGLAKLEAFVTGLRGGVVLVSHDREFLARSVTGVLELDLAQSSNRLFGGGYDAYLEEREIARQHKRDAYDEYASTKADLVSRARTQREWSSQGVRNAMKKAPDNDKIRRKAASESSEKQAQKVRQMESRIARLDEVEEPRKEWQLEFTIGQAPRSSAVVATLSDATFTQGDFTLGPVSLQVDGGDRIGITGPNGAGKSTLLRALLGKQSPTAGTASTGSSVAVGEIDQARGLFTGTEPLAAVFEGLVPELATAEVRTLLAKFGLKADHVGRAAGELSPGERTRAGLALLQARGVNVLVLDEPTNHLDLPAIEQLEQALDSYDGTLLLVTHDRRMLETVRLDRQWRVEAGRVTER from the coding sequence ATGACCGCCACGCTCGTCGTCAAGGGCCTCGCCGGCGGCTATGCCGCACGCACACTGTTCGAGGGGCTCGACCTCACGGTCGCCCCCGGGGACGTGATCGGCGTCGTCGGCGTGAACGGCGCCGGCAAGTCCACCCTGCTGCGGCTCCTCGCGGGCGTCGACGAGCCGCTCGCGGGCACCGTGTCGCTCGCCCCGGCCGACGCGTTCGTCGGCTGGCTGCCCCAGGAACACGAGCGGGTCGCCGGGGAGACCGTGACCGGGTACCTCGGACGACGGACCGGCTGCACCGCGGCGACCGCGGAGATGGACACCGCCGCGGCTGCCCTCGGGGACCCGGATGCCCCGGCGGACGCCGCCGACCGGTACTCCACCGCGCTCGACCGGTGGCTCGCGTCGGGCGCGGCCGACCTCGACGAGCGCGTCCCGGCCGTCCTCGCGGACCTCGGGCTGACGGTGGACACGGACGCGCTCATGACGTCGCTGTCCGGCGGTCAGGCCGCACGGGTCGGACTGGCAGCGCTGCTGCTGTCCCGGTTCGACGTCGTCCTGCTCGACGAACCCACCAACGACCTCGACCTCGACGGTCTGGCGAAGCTGGAGGCGTTCGTCACGGGCCTCCGCGGCGGGGTCGTCCTCGTCAGCCACGACCGCGAGTTCCTCGCGCGGTCGGTCACCGGCGTCCTCGAGCTCGACCTCGCGCAGTCGTCGAACCGGCTCTTCGGCGGTGGCTACGACGCCTACCTGGAAGAACGCGAGATCGCCCGCCAGCACAAGCGGGACGCCTACGACGAGTACGCGTCGACGAAGGCGGATCTGGTGTCGCGGGCCCGGACGCAGCGGGAGTGGTCGAGCCAGGGCGTCCGGAACGCGATGAAGAAGGCACCGGACAACGACAAGATCCGGCGCAAGGCGGCCTCGGAGTCGAGCGAGAAGCAGGCGCAGAAGGTCCGCCAGATGGAGTCCCGCATCGCACGCCTCGACGAGGTCGAGGAGCCCCGCAAGGAGTGGCAGCTCGAGTTCACGATCGGCCAGGCGCCGAGGAGCTCCGCGGTCGTGGCGACCCTGTCCGACGCCACGTTCACGCAGGGCGACTTCACCCTCGGTCCGGTGTCGCTGCAGGTCGACGGCGGGGACCGCATCGGCATCACCGGCCCCAACGGCGCCGGCAAGTCGACGCTGCTCCGCGCCCTGCTCGGCAAGCAGTCGCCGACGGCCGGGACGGCGAGCACCGGATCGAGCGTCGCGGTCGGCGAGATCGACCAGGCCCGCGGGCTGTTCACCGGCACGGAGCCCCTCGCCGCGGTGTTCGAGGGACTCGTGCCGGAGCTGGCCACCGCCGAGGTCCGGACCCTGCTCGCCAAGTTCGGTCTCAAGGCGGACCACGTGGGCCGCGCGGCCGGCGAGCTCTCCCCCGGCGAACGCACGCGCGCCGGCCTCGCGCTGCTGCAGGCCCGCGGCGTGAACGTCCTGGTCCTCGACGAGCCGACGAACCACCTCGACCTGCCGGCGATCGAGCAGCTGGAACAGGCACTCGACTCGTACGACGGCACGCTGCTGCTGGTCACGCACGACCGGAGGATGCTGGAGACGGTCCGGCTGGACCGCCAGTGGCGTGTCGAGGCCGGCCGCGTCACGGAACGCTAG
- a CDS encoding L,D-transpeptidase, with protein sequence MRRRTWIVTSVAGAALVGTVVCVGLVLVPDRDQASPPTTAAARQPTPTPTPAAVPAAPSAAELAALPLAFHDAVIPGLLDGSDVHPENGWQIATPNEQLVALYASPDADAAPIGTLSATVSTVELPAATAVWGRSAGVDGGMLLVSTPARNRTPGDGGVSDAPSATFAWARAADFSLVDTDRTIRVDVASDTVSVVARSGQVVASEPARLGTPDDPTPTDTATYVEAAYVDARVTYTQGNPIILTGAHSSRIPSYGGNAALTALHYYPDPTGSSHGCVRISAEMTKTLAALPVGTPIQFT encoded by the coding sequence GTGCGACGGCGGACGTGGATCGTGACGAGTGTGGCCGGTGCTGCCCTCGTCGGTACCGTCGTGTGCGTCGGGCTCGTCCTGGTGCCGGACCGCGACCAGGCGAGCCCACCGACGACCGCCGCCGCCCGGCAGCCGACGCCGACGCCGACCCCCGCCGCCGTGCCTGCGGCACCGTCGGCGGCGGAACTCGCGGCGTTGCCGCTCGCGTTCCACGACGCGGTGATCCCCGGGCTCCTCGACGGCTCGGACGTCCACCCCGAGAACGGCTGGCAGATCGCGACCCCGAACGAGCAGCTCGTCGCGCTGTACGCCAGCCCGGACGCCGACGCTGCACCCATCGGGACGCTCTCGGCGACGGTGTCGACGGTGGAGCTCCCCGCCGCCACCGCCGTGTGGGGTCGCTCCGCAGGCGTCGACGGCGGGATGCTGCTCGTGTCGACCCCGGCGCGGAACCGCACGCCGGGTGACGGTGGCGTGTCCGACGCCCCGAGTGCGACGTTCGCGTGGGCCCGCGCCGCCGACTTCAGCCTCGTGGACACGGACCGGACGATCCGGGTCGACGTCGCGTCGGACACCGTCTCGGTCGTGGCCCGGAGCGGCCAGGTCGTGGCGAGCGAGCCGGCACGGCTCGGCACACCGGACGACCCGACCCCGACCGACACGGCGACCTACGTCGAAGCGGCGTACGTCGACGCGCGGGTGACCTACACGCAGGGCAACCCGATCATCCTGACCGGGGCGCACTCCTCCCGCATCCCGTCGTACGGGGGGAACGCCGCACTGACGGCGCTGCACTACTACCCGGACCCGACCGGCAGCTCGCACGGATGCGTGCGGATCTCCGCCGAGATGACGAAGACCCTCGCGGCGCTGCCGGTCGGTACCCCGATCCAGTTCACCTGA